A genomic region of Dermacentor andersoni chromosome 9, qqDerAnde1_hic_scaffold, whole genome shotgun sequence contains the following coding sequences:
- the LOC126528274 gene encoding uncharacterized protein, whose translation MQEGSSEPPSEHSRTNTEASVLQQEADSVSSLDVTEPQPDPVDSLPRATCCYLGLGSAVTCKYDGTEVVLVKPTKQPGTLDGYAFNLACKFETKRGKISSVCFLFTLCAGNEDDLVPWPFAKQVSLRIVDTQNRGKDVSVPVKIRPEQDADCFRRPIVHAPQKGILSERIGWKQVNRKKLVRDDCLVVAVQFQ comes from the exons ATGCAAGAGGGGTCGAGTGAACCACCTTCAGAACACTCCAGAACGAACACCGAGGCTTCCGTGCTCCAACAAGAAGCCGACTCAGTGAGCAGCTTGGACGTGACAGAGCCGCAGCCGGATCCAGTGGACAGTTTGCCTCGTGCAACATGTTGTTACTTGGGACTAG GCTCTGCGGTTACTTGCAAGTACGACGGCACGGAAGTCGTGCTCGTGAAACCGACCAAGCAACCTGGCACGCTGGACGGCTACGCCTTCAACCTGGCCTGCAAGTTCGAGACGAAACGGGGCAAGATTTCTAGCGTGTGCTTCCTGTTCACCCTGTGCGCCGGAAACGAGGACGATCTTGTACCGTGGCCGTTTGCCAAGCAGGTGTCGCTCAGAATCGTCGACACCCAGAACCGGGGCAAGGACGTCAGTGTGCCTGTCAAGATACGTCCAGAACAGGACGCGGACTGCTTCAGAAGGCCTATTGTGCATGCGCCGCAGAAGGGAATACTCTCCGAGAGGATCGGTTGGAAGCAAGTGAACAGAAAGAAGCTCGTTCGCGACGACTGCTTGGTGGTGGCAGTGCAGTTTCAGTGA